ATGTTGTAACCCCTTCAATTGCAACCATCGGGGATATTGTCTCCATGCTCATGCTCTTCCTGTCTGCAAAACTGGTGGTGATGCTCTGAAAAAATCCAGGAAACAGACCAGCTACTACACCGTAGAAGGCATCATCCGGCGCGGGCTTCCCGTGCTTACCATAACATGCGTAATGGGCATTATTGTAGGGCAGATCCTCAATACAAGAGAAAACAGCCTGCTTTCTATGCCTGCTATTCTTATTCTTATCCCTTCTCTGGTCAAAATCGGTGGGGACACCGGAAGCATGCTTGGTGCAAGGCTTTCCTCTGCCTTTCACATGGGGCTTGGAGACAGGATCTACAGAAACCCTGTGGTGCACAACAGTGTTATTGCAGCTGCGATTGTGGGTTTCGTTTCTTCAATTTTTGTCAGTATGCTGGTTTTCCTTGCAAGCAAGCTTATGGGTTTCGGAATGCCTTTCATTACCCTTCTGGGAATCAGCCTTATAGCAGTCGTAATAGAACTCACCGTCGTATATTCAGCAACAGTTGCCA
This window of the Methanosarcina mazei S-6 genome carries:
- a CDS encoding magnesium transporter, with product MLTITCVMGIIVGQILNTRENSLLSMPAILILIPSLVKIGGDTGSMLGARLSSAFHMGLGDRIYRNPVVHNSVIAAAIVGFVSSIFVSMLVFLASKLMGFGMPFITLLGISLIAVVIELTVVYSATVAIAFASHRFGMDPDDTVIPFIASLGDLVGVIGIFIALHLLNIL